CACCATGTAACGCCGGCCAGGGTGAAGGTTGGGAAACGTCTCCAGCTTGCGGACCGGCTGCTGCACCTTACGTCCCAAAAGGGTCAACCCCGCGGTGATCTCTTCAGTGGTCATTTGCTTCGCCATCTCTCCACCTCACGCCTCCAGCTTGAACGGGTTGAAATCCGTGTCATAATCGTAGTAATCCTCACGTTCAACGCGCTTCAGATAATTGACGATCACATAGGTAATGGGCGTAGCCACAGCCTCGTAGATGCACTTAAAGAGCCATTGGGTGACGATCACGCGGGCGAGTTGGCCGCCTGACATGGTACCTACAAAGGCTAAAGTGATGAAGACCAGCGAGTCAGCTCCCTGTCCGACGAGGGTGCTGCCGATGGTGCGCATCCACAGCCAGCGCCCCTTCATGAGGACCTTCATCCGCGCCAACACGAATGAGTTGAGAAACTCACCTACCAGATACGCCACGAATGAGGCGCCGAGCAGCCGCGGCGTATAGCCCAGGATGCGCACGTACGCCTCCTGTCCATCCCAAAAGCTGGCGGAAGGTAACTCTCCGCCGATCCAGATGGCCAGCACCGCTAGCGCATTACAAGCGAAGCCGATCCAGATCACCTGCCGCGATCGCGCGTAGCCGTACACTTCGGTCAAGATGTCGCCGAAGATGTAACTGATCGGGAAGATGATCACGGCTGCGGGCACGATGATGCCGCCGATATCCACAATCTTTACCGCGATGATATTGGCGATGATCAAGCAGGTGACAAAGACTGCGGTCACCAGGTTAAGATAGCGATAGCCTGAGCTTCGTGATAGGGTGTTCGCGCGTTCCATCTTCGTCAAGGGTGAGCGTTTGGTTTAATGGTCATGCTAGCACCGTCACGGAACTAGGGGAGGTCTAGAGGGGCGAAACGCCCCTTCAGAAAAACCTTTTCT
This genomic interval from Anaerolineae bacterium contains the following:
- a CDS encoding queuosine precursor transporter; this translates as MERANTLSRSSGYRYLNLVTAVFVTCLIIANIIAVKIVDIGGIIVPAAVIIFPISYIFGDILTEVYGYARSRQVIWIGFACNALAVLAIWIGGELPSASFWDGQEAYVRILGYTPRLLGASFVAYLVGEFLNSFVLARMKVLMKGRWLWMRTIGSTLVGQGADSLVFITLAFVGTMSGGQLARVIVTQWLFKCIYEAVATPITYVIVNYLKRVEREDYYDYDTDFNPFKLEA